From the genome of Staphylococcus haemolyticus, one region includes:
- the treP gene encoding PTS system trehalose-specific EIIBC component, translated as MAVKRKDVQDIVRAIGGKENIDTATHCVTRLRLVLKDDNKVDKDALDDNTLVKGQFKADNQYQIVIGPGTVDEVYKQFIQETGVEESSKDDAKAAASKKGNPLQRLIKLLGDIFIPILPALVTAGLLMGINNLLTMKDLFGPKPLVEQFPQLGDISNIINVIASTAFIFLPALIGWSSMKVFGGSPILGLVLGLILMHPQLVSQYDIAKGHIPTWNLFDLEIKQLNYQGQVLPVLIAAYVLSLIEKALNKVVHDSIKMLVVGPVALLVTGFLAFIIIGPIALAVGTGITGAVQFVFEHAGWLGGALYGFFYAPLVITGLHHMFLAVDFQLMGSKLGGTYLWPIVAISNICQGSAAFGAWFIYKRRKMVKEEGLALTSSVSAFLGVTEPAMFGVNLPLKVPFFAAICTSSVLGAIIGANKVLGSVGVGGVPAFISIHSEFWFIYIPVTLLAMVIPAILTIIFARFTTIKAKKMVATPDETVAK; from the coding sequence TTGGCTGTAAAAAGAAAGGACGTGCAGGACATCGTCAGAGCAATTGGTGGGAAAGAAAATATTGATACTGCAACACATTGTGTTACTCGATTGCGTTTAGTGTTAAAAGATGACAATAAAGTTGATAAAGATGCACTAGATGACAATACGCTTGTCAAAGGCCAATTTAAAGCGGATAACCAATACCAAATTGTTATTGGGCCTGGTACTGTAGACGAAGTATATAAGCAATTTATTCAAGAAACGGGTGTAGAAGAATCGTCAAAAGATGATGCAAAAGCTGCTGCATCGAAGAAAGGTAATCCGTTACAACGACTTATAAAATTATTGGGAGATATTTTTATACCAATTTTACCGGCATTAGTTACAGCGGGTCTTTTAATGGGGATTAATAATTTACTTACCATGAAAGATTTATTTGGTCCTAAACCACTTGTGGAACAGTTTCCACAGTTGGGTGATATATCAAATATTATTAACGTAATTGCAAGTACAGCATTTATCTTCTTACCAGCTTTAATTGGTTGGAGTAGTATGAAAGTGTTTGGTGGCAGTCCTATTTTAGGACTGGTACTAGGACTTATTTTGATGCATCCACAATTAGTTTCACAATACGATATTGCTAAAGGACATATTCCGACATGGAATCTTTTTGATTTAGAAATTAAGCAATTAAATTATCAAGGTCAAGTGTTGCCTGTTTTAATTGCGGCCTATGTCTTATCACTCATTGAGAAAGCATTAAATAAAGTTGTTCATGATTCTATTAAAATGTTGGTTGTTGGTCCAGTAGCGCTACTCGTAACAGGTTTTTTAGCGTTTATTATTATTGGTCCGATTGCACTTGCAGTAGGTACAGGTATAACTGGAGCAGTACAATTTGTCTTTGAACACGCTGGTTGGTTAGGCGGTGCACTTTATGGTTTCTTCTATGCACCACTTGTTATTACGGGATTACACCATATGTTCTTAGCAGTAGATTTCCAATTAATGGGTAGTAAATTAGGTGGTACATATTTATGGCCTATCGTTGCGATTTCTAATATTTGCCAAGGTTCTGCTGCTTTTGGAGCATGGTTTATTTATAAACGACGTAAAATGGTAAAAGAAGAAGGTTTAGCATTAACTTCAAGTGTATCAGCATTTTTAGGTGTTACAGAGCCTGCAATGTTTGGTGTAAACTTACCGTTAAAAGTACCTTTCTTCGCTGCTATTTGTACATCAAGCGTTTTAGGTGCCATTATTGGCGCTAATAAGGTGTTAGGTAGTGTTGGTGTAGGTGGTGTTCCAGCATTCATATCAATCCACAGTGAATTTTGGTTCATTTATATACCAGTCACACTACTTGCTATGGTGATACCAGCTATCTTGACAATCATCTTTGCAAGATTTACAACAATTAAAGCTAAAAAAATGGTGGCAACGCCAGACGAAACTGTAGCGAAATAA
- a CDS encoding glutamate synthase subunit beta, translating to MGEFKGFMKYEKQSLSELSLVERLKNHDAFQQRFSRDEASVQGARCMDCGTPFCQTGLPFGRETIGCPIGNYVPEWNDLVYRQDFKAAYQRLSETNNFPEFTGRVCPAPCEQSCVMKINRESVAIKGIERTIIDEAYDNGWVKPKYPKQRLEQSVAIVGSGPAGLSAAEELNYMGYQVTVFERAAEAGGLLMYGIPNMKLDKDVVRRRITLMTEAGITFKTNTNIGVDISREELEQTYDAIILCTGAQKARDLPLEGRMGQGIHFAMDYLTEQTQLLNGEIDEPTITAKGKNVIIIGAGDTGADCVATALRENCKSIVQFNKYTKAPEEIAFESNTSWPLALPVFKMDYAHKEYEARFGREPRAYGVQTMRYDVDHIGNVRGVYTQILEETPEGMVVVDGTERHWPADLVLLSIGFEGTEPTVPRSFDIATQQNKIIANDKDYRTNKEKIFAAGDARRGQSLVVWAIKEGRAVAQSVDKFLKQKVFV from the coding sequence ATGGGTGAGTTTAAAGGATTTATGAAATATGAAAAGCAATCATTATCTGAACTGTCTTTAGTTGAACGTCTGAAAAATCACGATGCGTTTCAACAACGCTTTTCACGTGATGAAGCATCTGTTCAAGGCGCACGATGTATGGATTGTGGGACACCATTCTGTCAAACAGGTCTTCCTTTCGGTAGAGAAACCATTGGTTGCCCTATTGGTAATTACGTTCCTGAGTGGAATGATTTGGTTTATCGCCAGGATTTCAAAGCTGCATATCAACGTTTAAGTGAAACAAATAATTTTCCTGAATTTACAGGACGTGTTTGTCCTGCACCTTGCGAACAATCTTGTGTCATGAAGATTAATCGTGAATCAGTCGCAATTAAAGGGATAGAACGCACGATTATTGATGAAGCATATGATAATGGTTGGGTTAAACCTAAATATCCTAAGCAACGGTTAGAACAATCTGTAGCGATTGTTGGGAGTGGTCCTGCAGGCCTCTCTGCAGCTGAAGAGCTCAATTACATGGGTTATCAAGTGACGGTGTTTGAAAGAGCCGCAGAAGCGGGTGGTTTATTAATGTATGGAATTCCCAATATGAAATTAGATAAGGATGTTGTACGTCGCCGTATTACACTGATGACAGAAGCAGGTATTACATTTAAAACGAATACCAACATTGGTGTGGATATCTCACGCGAAGAATTAGAACAGACATATGACGCTATTATCTTATGTACAGGAGCTCAAAAAGCACGTGACCTGCCATTAGAAGGACGTATGGGTCAAGGTATTCACTTTGCTATGGATTATTTAACCGAGCAGACTCAATTACTAAATGGTGAAATTGACGAACCAACTATTACGGCTAAAGGAAAAAATGTAATCATCATAGGTGCTGGTGATACTGGCGCGGATTGTGTTGCTACTGCCTTACGTGAAAATTGTAAGTCAATTGTCCAATTTAACAAATATACAAAAGCACCTGAAGAAATTGCGTTTGAAAGTAATACGTCGTGGCCACTTGCATTACCTGTTTTCAAAATGGATTATGCTCATAAAGAATATGAAGCACGTTTTGGTAGAGAGCCTCGCGCTTATGGTGTTCAAACTATGCGATATGATGTTGATCATATTGGTAATGTTCGTGGTGTATATACACAAATCTTAGAGGAAACACCAGAAGGAATGGTTGTCGTAGATGGTACTGAAAGACATTGGCCAGCAGATCTTGTTCTTTTATCGATAGGCTTCGAAGGTACCGAACCTACAGTACCAAGATCTTTTGATATTGCTACCCAACAAAATAAAATCATCGCCAACGATAAAGATTATCGCACTAATAAAGAAAAAATATTTGCCGCTGGGGATGCGAGAAGAGGTCAAAGTCTTGTAGTTTGGGCGATTAAAGAAGGACGTGCTGTTGCTCAATCTGTCGATAAATTCTTGAAACAAAAGGTATTCGTGTAA